A region from the Mesorhizobium sp. J8 genome encodes:
- a CDS encoding MFS transporter produces MNRIIPLILAVALFMENMDSTVIATSLPAIAVDIHTSPIALKLALTAYLVSLAIFIPISGWMADRFGAKTVFRAAIGVFIAGSVACAFSNSLPAFVVSRFLQGIGGAMMTPVGRLVLVRATPKNELVAAMSWLTVPALVGPLVGPPIGGFITTYFTWHWIFLINVPIGLLGIWLATRFLPETEPAETPPLDFPGFVLSGLAASGVVFGLSVVSLPALPPLAGFVTVAVGVISGVLYLIHARRARNPLLALELFRNQVFRSSVLGGSLFRIGIGAVPFLLPLMFQIGFGLTPFQSGMITFVSAIGAIGMKFVTALLFRLAGFRRVLIWGSLVAAASIAIYGLFTPQTPYALMLAILLVGGFIRSMFFTGVNALSYAEITPADTSKATPITAVFQQLSIAMGVALAGGILEVSTSIHGGPLNLRDFHIAFFIVAAVSAAASITFMRLAPEAGSAVSGHGRLTTPKTLESVGTAGK; encoded by the coding sequence TTGAACCGCATCATTCCGCTTATCCTGGCGGTCGCACTTTTCATGGAGAACATGGATTCGACCGTGATCGCGACGTCGCTGCCGGCGATCGCTGTCGACATCCATACCAGCCCGATCGCGCTGAAGCTGGCGCTGACGGCCTATCTGGTGTCGCTGGCGATCTTCATTCCGATCAGCGGCTGGATGGCGGACCGGTTCGGAGCCAAGACCGTGTTCCGCGCCGCGATCGGCGTCTTCATCGCCGGCTCCGTCGCCTGCGCCTTTTCCAATTCGCTGCCGGCTTTCGTGGTGTCGCGCTTCCTGCAAGGCATAGGCGGCGCGATGATGACCCCGGTCGGGCGCCTGGTGCTGGTGCGCGCCACGCCGAAGAACGAACTGGTCGCGGCGATGTCCTGGCTGACCGTGCCGGCGCTGGTCGGACCGCTGGTCGGCCCACCGATCGGCGGCTTCATCACCACCTATTTCACCTGGCACTGGATCTTTCTCATCAACGTGCCGATCGGGCTGCTGGGCATCTGGCTCGCCACGCGGTTCTTGCCCGAAACCGAGCCCGCCGAGACGCCGCCGCTCGATTTCCCGGGATTTGTGCTCAGCGGGCTCGCAGCGTCCGGCGTCGTCTTCGGCCTTTCCGTCGTCAGCCTGCCGGCGCTGCCGCCGCTGGCCGGTTTCGTCACCGTGGCGGTCGGGGTGATCTCCGGCGTGCTTTATCTCATCCACGCCCGCCGCGCCAGGAACCCGCTGCTGGCGCTGGAGCTGTTCCGCAACCAGGTCTTCCGATCCTCGGTGCTTGGCGGCTCGCTGTTTCGCATCGGCATCGGCGCGGTGCCGTTTCTTTTGCCGCTGATGTTCCAGATCGGCTTCGGGCTGACGCCGTTCCAGTCGGGCATGATTACCTTCGTCTCGGCGATCGGCGCCATCGGCATGAAGTTCGTCACCGCGCTGCTGTTCCGGCTCGCCGGCTTCCGGCGCGTGCTGATCTGGGGTTCGCTGGTCGCGGCCGCGTCGATCGCCATCTACGGCCTGTTCACGCCGCAGACGCCCTACGCGCTGATGTTGGCGATCCTGCTGGTCGGCGGCTTCATCCGCTCGATGTTCTTCACCGGCGTCAACGCGCTCTCCTATGCCGAGATCACGCCCGCCGACACCAGCAAGGCGACGCCGATCACGGCGGTCTTCCAGCAATTGTCGATCGCGATGGGCGTGGCGCTGGCCGGCGGCATCCTCGAAGTATCGACCTCGATCCACGGCGGGCCGCTGAATCTGCGGGATTTCCACATCGCCTTCTTCATCGTGGCGGCCGTATCGGCGGCAGCCTCGATCACCTTCATGCGGCTTGCGCCGGAGGCCGGCAGTGCCGTCTCGGGCCATGGCCGGCTGACCACGCCGAAAACGCTGGAATCGGTGGGAACGGCGGGGAAGTAG
- a CDS encoding Ppx/GppA phosphatase family protein, with translation MEDHDTGAGASAVGMSGAPPTQPASPQPARFSRHAGAHQRHADPRHAGHKQTGASQADRHGDQPKGKTRKRRKRKRGRKVFARDENGVVPQPAPAATAASQPRSAPSPVEPRLAAPQRPPQQELPVFAALDLGTNNCRLLVAVPGRHGQFRVIDAFSRIVRLGEGLTASGRLSQAAMDRAVEALKICGEKLRNRKIRKARLIATEACRSAANGIEFLDRVEREAGLKLEIIDRQTEARLAVSGCGSLVERDTQGVVLFDIGGGSSEIALIDLTGRRSPRLANHIVSWTSLPVGVVSLAERFGGRTVTRETFAAMVDDVAARLKAFDGRDRLAHVLASPNFHLLGTSGTVTTLAGVHLDLDRYDRRRVDGLWMDRDSVDRMIERLIGWDFQQRCANPCIGADRADLVLAGCAILEAIRGVWPSERLRVADRGLREGILSELMADDGVWRNGGRR, from the coding sequence GTGGAAGACCACGATACCGGCGCGGGCGCGTCGGCAGTGGGCATGTCCGGGGCACCGCCGACGCAGCCGGCGAGCCCGCAGCCGGCGCGATTCAGCCGCCACGCTGGCGCGCACCAAAGACATGCCGACCCCAGACATGCCGGCCACAAGCAAACTGGCGCAAGTCAGGCCGACCGGCATGGCGATCAGCCGAAAGGCAAGACGCGCAAGCGCCGCAAACGCAAGCGGGGCCGCAAGGTATTCGCGCGCGACGAGAACGGCGTCGTGCCGCAGCCTGCGCCTGCCGCCACGGCGGCAAGCCAACCGCGGAGCGCGCCTTCGCCGGTCGAGCCGAGGCTGGCGGCCCCGCAGCGTCCGCCGCAACAGGAATTGCCTGTCTTTGCCGCGCTCGACCTCGGCACCAATAATTGCCGGTTGCTGGTCGCGGTGCCTGGCCGTCACGGCCAGTTCCGCGTCATCGACGCTTTCTCGCGCATCGTCAGGCTGGGCGAGGGGCTGACGGCCAGCGGCCGGCTCAGCCAGGCGGCGATGGACCGCGCGGTCGAGGCGCTGAAGATCTGCGGCGAGAAGCTGCGCAACCGCAAGATCAGGAAAGCCAGGCTGATCGCCACGGAGGCCTGCCGCTCGGCCGCCAACGGTATCGAGTTCTTGGATCGGGTCGAGCGCGAGGCCGGGCTGAAGCTCGAGATCATCGACCGCCAGACCGAGGCCCGCCTGGCCGTTTCCGGCTGCGGCTCGCTGGTCGAGCGCGACACGCAAGGCGTGGTGCTGTTCGACATCGGCGGCGGCTCGTCGGAAATCGCGCTGATCGACCTGACTGGACGGCGTTCGCCACGTCTGGCCAACCACATCGTGTCCTGGACGTCGCTGCCCGTCGGCGTGGTCTCGCTCGCGGAGCGCTTCGGCGGCCGCACCGTGACGCGCGAGACCTTTGCCGCCATGGTCGACGATGTGGCCGCCCGGCTAAAGGCCTTCGACGGCCGCGACCGGCTCGCGCATGTGCTGGCCAGCCCCAACTTCCATCTGCTCGGCACGTCCGGCACGGTGACGACGCTCGCCGGCGTGCATCTCGATCTCGATCGCTATGATCGCCGCCGCGTCGATGGCCTCTGGATGGACCGCGACAGCGTCGATCGCATGATCGAGCGGCTGATCGGCTGGGATTTCCAACAGCGCTGCGCCAACCCCTGCATCGGCGCCGACCGCGCAGACCTCGTTCTCGCCGGCTGCGCCATCCTGGAAGCGATCCGCGGTGTATGGCCATCCGAGCGGCTGCGCGTCGCCGACCGGGGTCTGCGCGAGGGGATTTTGAGCGAGCTGATGGCCGATGACGGCGTCTGGCGCAATGGTGGGCGCCGATGA
- a CDS encoding MFS transporter, with the protein MSLGLKLAPQHRVYAGFAIYSFAMGNIFPRLPDIKHAMGIEDGTLGLALIGTPIGTLVALTLAAPILERVGFRRALLWLVPLLGLAYAIAVHAPGPAPLFLMLLPVGLMIGSIEIILNVEADRTEFLLKRRIMNRAHSFWSIGFFGAGLFGGALAHLGLSPQLHLALVVPMVTVAMALFLGGFEPAPARFAATGDKAPMFARPTLPILILVAVTLSAMLMEGASMDWSAIYMRTVFDSGPFVAGITVALFAFSQATTRFFADSFVDRHSPSRVARVLLAAMMAGVFIVFFSPLPFISMLGFALLGIGSSAIFPLAISAAAQRADRPAAINVAALSQISFVAFLLGPPLLGFVSDHWGIRSAYGIGIPFIVLSLAAAGALGRRPSPNAVSNGTASGSTAEGVPARAYEA; encoded by the coding sequence ATGAGCCTTGGCCTTAAACTCGCCCCGCAGCACCGCGTCTATGCCGGCTTTGCGATCTATTCCTTCGCCATGGGCAACATCTTCCCGCGCCTGCCCGACATCAAACATGCCATGGGGATCGAGGACGGCACGCTGGGGCTCGCCCTGATCGGCACGCCGATCGGCACGCTGGTCGCGCTGACGCTCGCGGCGCCGATCCTTGAGCGCGTCGGCTTTCGGCGCGCGCTGCTCTGGCTGGTGCCGCTGCTTGGCCTCGCCTATGCAATCGCGGTGCACGCGCCTGGGCCGGCGCCTCTGTTTCTGATGCTGCTTCCGGTCGGACTGATGATCGGCAGCATCGAGATCATCTTGAATGTCGAGGCCGACAGGACCGAGTTCCTGCTCAAGCGCCGCATCATGAACCGGGCGCATTCCTTCTGGAGCATCGGCTTCTTCGGCGCCGGGCTGTTCGGCGGTGCGCTGGCGCATCTCGGCCTGTCGCCGCAGCTGCATCTGGCGCTGGTGGTGCCGATGGTGACTGTTGCGATGGCGCTGTTCCTCGGCGGCTTCGAGCCGGCGCCCGCGCGTTTCGCCGCGACCGGCGACAAGGCGCCGATGTTCGCCCGGCCGACGCTGCCGATCCTCATCCTCGTCGCGGTGACGCTGTCGGCCATGCTGATGGAAGGCGCCAGCATGGACTGGTCGGCGATCTATATGCGCACCGTATTCGACTCTGGCCCGTTCGTTGCCGGCATCACCGTAGCGCTGTTCGCCTTCTCGCAGGCGACGACGCGCTTCTTCGCCGACAGCTTTGTCGACCGTCACTCGCCAAGCCGCGTGGCGCGCGTGCTTTTGGCGGCGATGATGGCCGGCGTGTTCATCGTCTTCTTCTCGCCCCTGCCCTTCATCTCGATGCTGGGATTTGCGCTTCTCGGCATCGGCAGCAGCGCCATCTTCCCGCTGGCGATCTCGGCGGCCGCTCAGCGCGCCGACCGCCCCGCGGCGATCAACGTCGCGGCATTGTCGCAGATCTCCTTCGTCGCCTTCCTGCTCGGGCCGCCGCTGCTCGGCTTCGTCTCGGATCACTGGGGCATCCGCTCGGCGTATGGCATCGGCATACCGTTCATCGTGCTGAGCCTTGCGGCAGCGGGCGCGCTCGGCCGGCGACCTTCGCCGAACGCTGTTTCGAACGGCACGGCGTCCGGCTCGACGGCAGAGGGGGTTCCGGCGCGGGCCTACGAGGCATGA
- a CDS encoding RlmE family RNA methyltransferase — translation MTKKPEKPGSGSIRVLKTRIKKKSGLKESSRRWLERHMNDPYVQRSKADGYRSRAAYKLIEIDDKHHLLKPGMKVIDLGAAPGGWCQVAAARTKSSAENPHVVGIDYLEMDPVPGAVILQMDFLDPDAPQKLAEALGGQPDVVLSDMAAPTTGHRRTDHLRTMHLCEVAADFALHVLKPGGHFLAKTFQGGAENELLSLLKQNFRSVHHVKPPASRDESVELYLLAKEFKG, via the coding sequence ATGACGAAGAAGCCGGAAAAGCCAGGCTCTGGAAGCATTCGCGTCCTCAAGACCCGCATCAAGAAGAAGAGTGGCCTGAAGGAATCCTCGCGCCGCTGGCTTGAGCGCCACATGAACGATCCCTATGTGCAGCGCTCCAAGGCAGACGGGTACCGCTCCCGCGCGGCCTACAAGCTGATCGAGATCGACGACAAGCATCATCTCCTGAAGCCCGGCATGAAGGTCATCGACCTGGGCGCCGCGCCCGGCGGCTGGTGCCAGGTGGCGGCCGCACGGACGAAGTCAAGCGCCGAAAATCCGCATGTGGTCGGCATCGACTATCTCGAAATGGATCCAGTCCCGGGCGCCGTCATCCTGCAGATGGATTTCCTCGATCCGGACGCGCCGCAAAAACTGGCCGAAGCGCTCGGTGGCCAGCCGGACGTTGTGCTGTCCGACATGGCCGCGCCCACGACCGGCCATCGCCGCACCGATCATCTGCGCACCATGCATCTGTGCGAAGTCGCCGCCGATTTCGCGCTGCATGTGCTCAAGCCCGGCGGGCATTTCCTCGCCAAGACGTTCCAGGGCGGCGCCGAGAACGAGCTCTTGTCGCTGCTGAAGCAGAACTTCCGCTCGGTCCATCATGTGAAGCCGCCGGCCTCGCGCGATGAATCGGTGGAGCTGTATCTGCTGGCGAAGGAGTTTAAGGGGTAG
- the rnd gene encoding ribonuclease D: MRVITTQEELESVIAAFEKSEFVTVDTEFIRETTFWPILCLIQIAAPGIEALIDPLAPGIDLKPFFRLMANEAVLKVFHAARQDIEIIVHLGDLVPHPVFDTQVAAMVCGFGDSVSYDQLVQKVTGARLDKSSRFTDWRHRPLSDKQLEYALADVTHLIKVYQHLSAELKRENRAHWLNEEMDILTSRETYDPHPEDAWKRLKMRLRKPQELAIVQAVAAWREREARERDVPRGRVLKDDAIYEIAQQAPRDAAALGKLRTTPKGWERSATATALLGAVNAALAVPKDAMPKLPKSVQPPEGSSAAAELLKVLLRIVAEKEGVATKVLASSDDIDRIAAEGDEADVPALQGWRRAVFGEQALRLVRGEIGIKFDKRRIAVFDL, from the coding sequence ATGCGCGTCATCACCACACAAGAAGAACTCGAGAGCGTTATCGCGGCGTTCGAAAAGTCGGAATTCGTTACCGTCGATACCGAATTCATCCGCGAAACGACCTTCTGGCCGATCCTTTGCCTGATCCAGATCGCCGCGCCTGGGATCGAGGCGCTTATCGATCCGTTGGCGCCCGGCATCGACCTGAAGCCGTTCTTCCGGCTCATGGCCAATGAAGCGGTGCTGAAGGTCTTCCACGCGGCACGCCAGGACATCGAAATCATCGTCCATCTCGGCGATCTGGTGCCGCACCCGGTGTTCGACACGCAGGTGGCGGCGATGGTCTGCGGCTTCGGCGACAGCGTTTCCTACGACCAGCTCGTGCAGAAGGTCACCGGAGCGCGGCTGGACAAGTCCTCGCGCTTCACCGACTGGCGGCACCGGCCGCTCTCCGACAAGCAGCTCGAATACGCGCTTGCCGACGTCACCCACCTGATCAAGGTCTACCAGCACCTCAGCGCCGAGCTGAAGCGCGAGAACCGCGCACACTGGCTGAACGAGGAGATGGATATCCTCACCTCGCGCGAGACCTACGATCCGCATCCCGAGGATGCCTGGAAGCGGTTGAAGATGCGCTTGCGCAAGCCGCAGGAGCTGGCGATCGTCCAGGCGGTGGCCGCCTGGCGCGAGCGCGAGGCCCGCGAGCGCGACGTGCCGCGCGGCCGCGTTCTGAAAGACGACGCGATCTACGAGATCGCGCAGCAGGCGCCGCGCGACGCGGCGGCGCTCGGCAAACTGCGCACCACGCCGAAAGGCTGGGAGCGTTCCGCGACGGCAACGGCGCTGCTCGGCGCGGTGAATGCAGCCCTCGCCGTGCCCAAGGACGCGATGCCGAAACTGCCGAAAAGCGTGCAGCCGCCGGAAGGCTCGAGCGCGGCGGCGGAACTGCTCAAGGTGCTGCTCAGGATCGTCGCCGAGAAGGAAGGCGTCGCCACCAAGGTTCTGGCCTCCAGCGACGATATCGACCGCATAGCGGCCGAAGGCGACGAAGCCGACGTACCAGCGCTGCAGGGCTGGCGGCGCGCGGTTTTCGGCGAGCAGGCGCTGAGGCTGGTGCGCGGCGAGATCGGCATCAAGTTCGACAAGCGCAGGATCGCGGTGTTCGACCTATAG
- a CDS encoding type II toxin-antitoxin system Phd/YefM family antitoxin, protein MDEAVSAAEANRKFSLILRGVRDGQSYVVTSHGRPVARIVPAEKSEGVASRSRASLLSRLRRQPVVDAGKWTRDELYEDDR, encoded by the coding sequence ATGGATGAAGCCGTCTCTGCAGCCGAAGCCAATCGCAAGTTTTCCCTCATTCTTCGCGGGGTACGGGATGGCCAGAGCTACGTCGTGACCAGTCATGGCCGGCCCGTGGCGCGGATTGTGCCCGCCGAAAAGAGCGAAGGGGTGGCTTCCCGCTCGCGAGCGTCGCTGCTGTCGCGTCTCAGGCGCCAGCCTGTTGTCGACGCCGGAAAATGGACTCGTGACGAACTTTACGAGGACGACCGGTGA
- a CDS encoding lysylphosphatidylglycerol synthase transmembrane domain-containing protein: MNWRRYFWPVIGIAAVAFSLWLLIHELRGISLDDVWAGIAAIPPRDWVLAALSSVVAYASLAGYDHIALLHIGKKVSWLFVTLCSFTTYAVSHNIGGSVFSGAVIRYRAYATRGLTGQEVGVLVAICWFTFILSSVFLGGLVLLFEPQIIDRFTGAPHHGAAFAAGLAMLILVGAYAFGSWLGLRPLKIGGFQLHYPALPIVARQLLVGPVELLGAAAIIYFALPDAGNPGYFVVLGVFIVSFSIGLLSHAPGALGVFEVVFLTGLSDMDPVGVLAALLVFRLFYLIIPLLIGLGVVLYFEHSQYSKGES; this comes from the coding sequence ATGAATTGGAGGCGCTATTTCTGGCCGGTCATAGGCATCGCGGCGGTGGCGTTCTCGCTGTGGCTGCTCATCCACGAACTGCGCGGCATCTCGCTCGACGATGTATGGGCCGGCATCGCCGCCATCCCGCCGCGCGATTGGGTGCTGGCGGCGCTGAGCTCGGTCGTCGCCTATGCCTCGCTCGCCGGCTACGACCACATAGCGCTGCTGCATATCGGCAAGAAAGTATCGTGGCTGTTCGTCACGCTGTGCTCCTTCACCACCTACGCGGTGTCGCACAATATCGGCGGCTCGGTGTTTTCCGGCGCGGTGATCCGCTATCGCGCCTACGCCACGCGGGGATTGACCGGCCAGGAGGTCGGCGTGCTGGTGGCGATCTGCTGGTTCACCTTCATCCTGTCCAGCGTCTTCCTCGGCGGCCTCGTTCTGCTGTTCGAGCCGCAGATCATCGACCGCTTCACCGGCGCGCCGCACCATGGCGCCGCCTTTGCCGCGGGGCTCGCGATGCTTATCCTCGTCGGCGCCTATGCGTTCGGCAGCTGGCTTGGGCTGAGACCCTTGAAGATAGGCGGCTTCCAGCTCCACTATCCGGCGCTGCCGATCGTGGCGCGACAGTTGCTGGTCGGGCCGGTCGAGCTGCTGGGAGCTGCGGCGATCATCTACTTTGCCCTCCCCGATGCCGGAAATCCCGGCTATTTCGTCGTGCTGGGCGTGTTCATCGTGTCGTTCTCGATCGGGCTGCTGTCGCATGCGCCGGGCGCGCTCGGCGTGTTCGAGGTCGTCTTCCTCACCGGCCTTTCCGACATGGACCCGGTCGGCGTGCTTGCGGCGCTTCTGGTGTTCCGCCTGTTCTATCTCATCATCCCGCTGCTGATCGGCCTTGGCGTGGTGCTTTATTTCGAGCATTCGCAGTACAGCAAAGGCGAAAGCTGA
- the guaB gene encoding IMP dehydrogenase, whose protein sequence is MARIIETSTGALALTFDDVLLQPGHSEVMPGETDIRTRIAGDIDLNVPILSAAMDTVTEARLAIAMAQAGGIGVIHRNLTPAEQAEQVRQVKKFESGMVVNPVTIGPDATLADALALMRTNGISGIPVVENGGTGGHTVGRLVGILTNRDVRFASDPSQKVYELMTRENLITVKENVDQDEAKRLLHKHRIEKLVVVDRKGNCVGLITVKDIEKSQLNPHATKDAQGRLRAAAATSVGDDGFERAERLIDAGVDLLVIDTAHGHSQRVLEAVARAKKLSNSVRILAGNVATADGTRALIDAGADAVKVGIGPGSICTTRIVAGVGVPQLSAIMSAVETASKAGVSVIADGGIKYSGDLAKALAAGASAAMIGSLLAGTDESPGEVYLHQGRSFKAYRGMGSVGAMARGSADRYFQAEVRDTLKLVPEGIEGQVPYKGPVAGVLHQLAGGLKAAMGYVGGRDLADFRERATFVRISNAGLRESHAHDVTITRESPNYPGGL, encoded by the coding sequence ATGGCAAGAATCATCGAAACGTCCACCGGCGCTTTGGCGCTGACCTTCGACGACGTGCTCCTGCAGCCCGGCCATTCCGAGGTGATGCCGGGCGAAACCGACATCCGCACCCGCATTGCCGGCGACATCGATCTCAACGTGCCGATCCTGTCAGCGGCCATGGACACCGTCACCGAGGCGCGGCTGGCGATCGCCATGGCGCAGGCTGGCGGCATCGGCGTCATCCACCGCAATCTGACCCCGGCCGAGCAGGCCGAGCAGGTCCGGCAGGTGAAGAAATTCGAATCCGGCATGGTGGTGAACCCGGTCACCATCGGTCCCGACGCCACGCTCGCCGACGCGCTGGCGCTGATGCGCACAAACGGAATTTCCGGCATTCCGGTGGTCGAGAATGGCGGCACCGGCGGCCACACGGTCGGCCGTCTCGTCGGCATCCTCACCAACCGCGACGTGCGTTTCGCCTCCGATCCGTCGCAGAAGGTCTACGAGCTGATGACCCGTGAGAACCTGATCACGGTCAAGGAGAATGTCGACCAGGACGAGGCCAAGCGCCTGCTCCACAAGCATCGCATCGAGAAGCTGGTGGTAGTCGACAGGAAGGGCAATTGCGTCGGCCTGATCACCGTCAAGGACATCGAGAAGTCGCAGCTCAACCCGCACGCCACCAAGGACGCTCAGGGTCGCCTGCGCGCCGCCGCCGCCACCAGCGTCGGCGATGACGGCTTCGAGCGCGCCGAGCGCCTGATCGATGCCGGCGTGGACTTGCTGGTCATCGACACCGCGCACGGCCACTCGCAGCGCGTGCTGGAGGCCGTGGCGCGAGCGAAGAAGCTCTCCAATTCAGTGCGCATCCTGGCCGGCAATGTCGCCACGGCCGATGGCACGCGGGCGCTGATCGATGCCGGCGCCGACGCCGTCAAGGTCGGCATCGGCCCGGGTTCGATCTGCACCACCAGGATCGTCGCCGGCGTCGGTGTGCCGCAGCTTTCGGCGATCATGTCGGCGGTCGAAACGGCGAGCAAGGCCGGCGTCAGCGTCATTGCCGATGGCGGCATCAAATATTCGGGCGATCTCGCCAAGGCGCTCGCCGCGGGCGCAAGCGCGGCCATGATCGGCTCGCTGTTAGCCGGCACCGACGAGAGCCCGGGCGAGGTCTATCTGCACCAAGGCCGCTCGTTCAAGGCTTACCGCGGCATGGGCTCGGTCGGCGCCATGGCGCGTGGCTCGGCGGACCGCTACTTCCAGGCCGAGGTTCGCGACACCCTCAAACTGGTTCCGGAGGGCATTGAAGGGCAGGTTCCCTACAAAGGACCTGTGGCTGGTGTGCTGCACCAGCTTGCAGGCGGCCTGAAAGCCGCTATGGGTTATGTGGGTGGACGTGACCTTGCAGACTTCCGCGAGCGCGCCACCTTTGTGCGCATATCCAACGCCGGACTTCGTGAAAGCCACGCCCATGACGTCACGATCACCCGCGAAAGCCCCAATTACCCGGGCGGACTTTGA
- a CDS encoding dienelactone hydrolase family protein, with protein MIVLFHSSLGLRAVERKAAERMRGAGHQVITPDLYSGETASSVAEGLALMAKIGWQTICSRAREAIAGIPETAVMVGHSMGAGVISEVWPERAASKGVALLHGQADIPANVGPGFAVSVHVADPDPFATPDEVAAWRGRAAKAGFKARVFTYPSLGHFFTDDGLPDYDPAATDLAWWRVLAFLQEAA; from the coding sequence ATGATCGTGCTCTTTCACTCCTCTCTTGGATTACGGGCAGTGGAGCGCAAGGCGGCCGAGCGGATGCGCGGCGCCGGCCATCAGGTTATTACGCCGGACCTCTATAGCGGCGAAACAGCATCATCCGTGGCTGAGGGCCTGGCGTTGATGGCCAAGATCGGGTGGCAAACGATCTGCAGTCGAGCAAGGGAAGCGATCGCCGGAATACCAGAGACGGCTGTGATGGTGGGCCATTCCATGGGCGCCGGCGTTATCAGCGAGGTCTGGCCTGAAAGAGCGGCGTCCAAAGGGGTCGCACTCTTACACGGTCAGGCCGATATTCCCGCAAACGTGGGGCCGGGATTTGCCGTGTCGGTGCATGTCGCGGATCCTGATCCCTTCGCGACGCCGGACGAGGTCGCGGCGTGGCGCGGCCGCGCAGCGAAAGCCGGCTTCAAAGCCCGGGTCTTCACATATCCCAGCCTCGGTCATTTCTTCACTGATGATGGACTTCCCGACTACGATCCGGCCGCGACCGACCTCGCCTGGTGGCGGGTGCTGGCTTTTCTGCAAGAAGCAGCCTGA
- a CDS encoding PIN domain-containing protein — protein sequence MKVAIDTNVLAYAEGVNDAEKREIVLELLANVPQEGTVIPVQVLGELFNVLVRKAGRSHAEARDALLNWRDAFPVVGTTPEAMMTAVDLAADHRFGIWDAVILSTASQSGCRLLLSEDLQHGFTWGGVTIVNPFVSPRHALLSDLLGTK from the coding sequence GTGAAGGTCGCAATCGACACCAATGTCCTTGCTTATGCCGAAGGTGTGAACGACGCGGAAAAACGCGAGATCGTCCTCGAACTGCTGGCCAACGTTCCCCAAGAGGGGACGGTCATTCCTGTTCAGGTCCTTGGCGAATTGTTCAATGTGCTGGTGCGCAAGGCAGGTCGATCGCATGCAGAAGCCCGGGACGCACTCCTGAACTGGCGCGATGCGTTCCCGGTTGTCGGAACGACGCCCGAGGCGATGATGACGGCCGTGGACCTGGCCGCGGACCATCGCTTCGGCATTTGGGATGCGGTCATTCTGTCCACAGCCTCGCAATCGGGTTGCCGGTTGCTCCTGTCGGAGGACCTGCAACATGGCTTCACCTGGGGCGGCGTCACCATCGTCAATCCCTTTGTGTCACCGCGCCATGCGTTGCTCAGCGACCTGCTAGGCACCAAATGA
- a CDS encoding SOS response-associated peptidase, with product MCNLYNITTSQEAIRQWTRALRDIAGNLEPSIDIYPNQFAPVVRNAADGSRELARLRWGMPTPQERIRGNADSGTTNIRNPQYAHWQPYLGIENRCVVPVTSFAEPSPTPGDKDPETGVQKNFWFALSEDRPLFFFAGLWTPWHGVRKVKEGPGDHEIYGFLTTRPNALIAPIHEKAMPVILTTPEETELWLTAPWSEAKKLQRTAPEDALVIVEKPATQIKRPAQPPSQGSLF from the coding sequence ATGTGTAACCTCTACAACATCACGACCAGCCAGGAGGCGATCCGCCAGTGGACGCGGGCGCTCCGCGACATCGCTGGCAATCTCGAGCCGTCGATCGATATCTATCCCAACCAATTTGCTCCGGTGGTTCGCAACGCCGCCGACGGCAGCCGCGAGCTCGCCAGGCTGCGATGGGGCATGCCGACGCCGCAGGAGCGGATTCGCGGCAACGCCGATTCCGGTACCACCAACATCCGCAATCCGCAGTATGCCCATTGGCAGCCCTATCTCGGCATCGAGAACCGCTGCGTGGTGCCGGTGACGAGTTTTGCCGAGCCCTCGCCGACACCGGGCGACAAGGACCCCGAGACCGGCGTTCAGAAGAACTTCTGGTTCGCGCTCAGCGAGGATCGGCCGCTGTTCTTCTTCGCCGGCCTGTGGACGCCCTGGCATGGCGTGCGCAAGGTGAAGGAAGGCCCGGGCGATCACGAGATCTATGGCTTCCTGACGACCAGGCCCAACGCTCTGATCGCACCGATCCACGAGAAGGCAATGCCGGTGATCCTGACCACGCCGGAGGAAACTGAATTGTGGCTCACCGCGCCATGGTCGGAAGCGAAAAAGCTGCAGCGCACGGCGCCGGAAGACGCGCTGGTGATCGTCGAGAAACCTGCCACGCAAATCAAGCGTCCGGCTCAGCCGCCGTCGCAGGGTTCCTTGTTCTGA